Below is a genomic region from Grus americana isolate bGruAme1 chromosome 26, bGruAme1.mat, whole genome shotgun sequence.
TCAGAACAGTtgcctgcctttctgcaggaaacCCTCCCTCATATAATGGCCTTCTGAGCTCTTTGGGGCTCACAGGAGATCTCATTCAGTCCCAGGAGAGCACCTCACAcaggagatttttcttccacctGGACTTTGGAGACAATCCTCAGGgataaatacatttgttttgaaCAGAAACATTAATAAGCCGGTCTAAAACACCAAGGACGCTGGCAGTGATTCAGGAAGGTCCTTGGGCACCTGCCCACCCCTCTGTGAGCATCCAAGGGGACTACACACAAGCTCAAGGACTCAGCTGACTCAGTGCTCACACCGTCCTTCTGTATGGGGGAACAAACGGTTTGTGCAAGAGATGGGAAAAATTAACTCAGAccttgaaaagagaaaacttgcAGGTAAGCTAACAGCAAGTTCACAAcatccccagctgctgcagcaaaagcCTTTTGGCTCTGTGGCCAGAACACCCCATAAGATCAGGGCAGTATTtcaggcagcagggctgtttCTGTGCAGAATTCTGGGAGGGAAATCAAGACTGAGCTCAACATCACAACACTCCCAGCACAACTATGAACAGGTTAATCTTCAGCTTCTCTACAGACAGAATAAccgtccccccaccccttccagggagctctgcaggacacagtggtgaaaatgcagagaaaagagTACTGCAAGCActagaacaaggaaaaaagtctgaaaacacGGGGCAATTCACTCTGGCTCAGCTCTATGAGGCTCCTTAGGCTCGAGGCATCCGACTTATCTCTGCAAACACGTCCCCAGCGGTGCACTTGCTGACCATGTGCTCAGGGTGAGCTCACGGCAAGCTCAGCTGGGTCCTTGTTTCCTgcaagcagagctgtgcttgctCTGAGTGTCCATAAAGCCCGTGggcataatgaaaaaaaaccaaacaaaccccccccccaaaaaaaaaaaacccacaaccaccTGCCCTCCTTGATGGCTCTTTGCTACACTGCTTCAGCACCTGAAGGAGGATGGTCTCCAGCTCCTTTAGAGATTGTGCCCCCGCACAAGGACAAAGAGGAGTGAGGACTAGACTGTGCCCCAGGGAGCAGCACAAACAAACCAAGCAGAGCCAAGTGGGGAAAAACTCAGAGGGGACAGAGCGAGAACGCTCTTCACATTGAGAAGCCTCTGTGTGTGCAGCAAGTGAACCCAGTTGCTTCAAAACCTCAGTCgtcttggaaaagaaaggactTTTTGCAACCCCGAACGCTCCTGGTTGCCACAGAGAGCGTGAGGATGCTCTCGCCAGAGACCGCAGGATCAACATAACCACGTCACAGCCCAGAGCCACGGAGAAGCCGTCGCTCCATCTGAAACGCCCAGCAAGGTCCCCGCTCCCAGCTGGTGGTTGTGAAGTAGGTCACTGTGTCGAGGAGACAAAACAAGGCTGTGATCATTGCCAACAGCTAGCAGATTAAAATGGAAGGGATTAATTAAGAAGGATTAAGAGCAGATGCTGGCCTGGAGAGGACGGAAAAAACAGCAGAGACAGTTGGGTTTCCACAAGTCAGGAAGGGGGGAAGAAGTGGGCAACAGGATGCGAGGAGGACTCAGGCAGCCAGAGGAAAACTCTGGGGCAAGACCAGGCAGCGGCAgggtggggatggaggcagaggaagggcagGAACGGTTCACATTTCCTATCGACAGCCCAGCTGAGGCTTGGCAAGACTGAAACGCCAAGAGTTTTCGGCTTGTTCAAACCTCCGCCTGCTCCCAAGTCCACTatgagcagcagctgtttgGCACTGAGCAGCCACATCGCAGGCTATTTTTAAGCACTGCTACAGCACGCACGCCAAGCCAGCGTCTCTTGAGTCCCTTGCAACACCCCATGCAAACCCCCAGAGCCAATCCTAGCAGCTCACAGCCACGCAGGCAAACCAGGAGGCCCAAACACCACAGAAAATTCACGTCTTaagtttcttttcatatttgGCTCTAGCAAAATCAAACCTAGTGTGCCTGATGgcaattaaaggaaaacatccaCTCAGATCAACGCAGAAGAAGCTGTTCAAGACAACGAGCAAACAGATGTCTTGCAAGGTGACAAGACACATATAATAAAAGTTCCCAAAGGTGCAGCCTGATGCAGAAAGCGCCTGCACTAGGCCGTACACTCCGGCAGAGAGCTGGGCTCAGAAAACAACAGCCACAGCACTGGCTGCAGATGCGGTGAGGGGAAGAATTCCAGTCCCATTTCTACAAAGGGGAAGAGTAGTGCAAATCCCATGAGAGGCTCCAATTACCAGTGCCCAGCTCTTGCCTTCTGGATCACGCCCTTGGGGAAGGACAGCTAGAAAACCCTACACCAAGCCTACTGCCTGTGCTACAGCTTCACGGcttcatttaaagaaatgagaTAGTGACATTAAGTTCATATCTTAATACAGTCCAGGGCAACAGCTCATATTCATCAGCACTGGAGAAATCACAGCCCTGAGGGAAGGTTTTTTCACCTTCTTGGTAGCCCAGCAGCCAGGATAACGTAAATGCCATGAGCGTTTgaaagctgctggagagaaaacactCCAGCACCTATCATCGCTATAACGAAACAGCGAAGGTGCTTTTAGTTCATTTGTTTAGTTAAAGACTTTCTCCCTCGGCCTCAGCTACGTAACCAGCCTGGAAACCTTCCCGAGGGTTTTACACTTCCCAGCTCCCCGTGCAGCCTCCCAGGGTACTCACTACAATGCCCATAAAAGCTCAGGAAGTGCAAGGCGGGAAGAAAAGCTaatcagagaaaaatgtgttggcTTTAAGGGGCAGGAACCCTGCACGCGgggacagggaaagaaaaagcccacAGAGATGCCAACCACATTCTGGATAAGCGGGTAGCATGGGCACAGCAGAGACCATACCAGAGTGGCACTGGGTGAAAGCGAGAGGGACAGGCTTTTGGCTAAAAAACCTACAGAAACAGGACACACTGTGCCATTGGGATATTTTCTGAGGATGACTGTTTTCAGCCCTTTAAACACCGACAGGCACAGCTACACAGAGGCACATTTGCTCCGCTCGTACTCCATGCTGCTCAGACACAATCCAGACCTGACACCACGTCACCACGTTAGCACGGCGTACGCTCCAGCTCAGTGAGCACGGCAGCGGGGTTTTCAGACCCAAGATGGCTTGTTTCTGGCCAGCTGTGGAGATGACAGCAAGAATATGCAGCTCTGCACTTGTCTATACTGACAACCCCTACAGCTGAAACACCAAACAGGGTCTTGGCTGGGTTTACATATGACCTGGGGCTTTCTAGAAGGGTGCTCGGTACCCAAGAAACTCGGCAGTTGATTTGGATCAGGTTCTTTGGACCCAGAGCTCTTCCCCACATCCCTCCTGCAAAGGGCTTGGGTGTATGCGTGCGTATTTGGGGGTGGTGGATTATATTCTTTCTGAGATGTAAAACTAAACCTGCAACCAGTCCCTGCACCTGAAGGAAGAACTCACTGCCTGCTGTAAAAAGCTGTAGTAACTTAAGTGTAAAACAGGCTTCTCCTCCAAAGAGGAACCACCAACCAGCCCAGATCCTTTCCAGGTAGATACATGATACCGAGATCCCTGACCATGGATCCTTGCCAATCCGTATGATGTCACGGCCATCCTAGCGACAATCGAGGCCAATCTAGCCATTCTGCTGTGATAAAACACCAGGAAGCTTTGACATACAGGGAGCCAAAACCTCCCTCCTGCTGACAGGAGTCTCCACTAGCAGAGGGGCAGGGATACAGCATCAGTTTGGAAGGGAACTTTTACAAACCTCTTGCAAAGAGGCGAGCGGCGTTTGTGAGCTTACGCCTCACACCTTTACGACATCACCCGGTTAGTCTAACCAGTTGCATCCTCAGCTGTGGGGTAACCAGAATTCAAAAGGAGCAGAGTTCTGGACTGAACGCAGTTCTTTCAGCTCAACAAGGCCTCACGATGTTTAGACACACTCAAAATATgcaaccccaaacccacaagcCCTTGTATCCACATGAGTTACTTGCAAATGAAGCAATGTTGCTCTTACGTGATATATTTGTTGTACAAAATAAAGGCATGCTCAATATTGCCTTCCTCTGAGTAAATGGTGGCCATGCGGAGGATTTCCACTCCGGAGCGGTAGTAGCGTCGTGGTGGGACGTCCTCATTCACTTCCACTGCGCTTCCCACCTGGATCAGCCTTCGGACTCGCTCCTCCGGCGGGAGGCAGACGTCGGCGTGGTCAGGCATTACGACATACATCAAAGCTGCCGCAAGGCTGACGAACTCTGTGGTGGGAAGAAAGTCAAGCGCATCAAAATCAGTGTAAACCAGGCATCTCATCCAGTTTCCTCAGGACTGCCTTTTCTCGGTAGAAATCACCCCCCCTCAGCTGAAAAGCCATGAGCCAAGCTAGGTCCTGAGGGAGGAATTTGGGAAAAGTCCAGCTCGCTTTGGGCACAGTGCCTGAATATTTACCTTTACGACCTGAAAGGCAGTCACAAATTCAAGATCAGTCTTCAGTAACTGATTGCAAGCTAGGGTTTGACCCATCCAAACTCTACCCAAAGTAGCACTTCCTTCCCAGTTATCTCTCCAGGCAACAAAACTAGTGGTGGTCACTAGTTTGGGGCGAGATGGCCAAAGCGTTTCATTCAGACTCGAGCAGAGTGGCTTTACACAGGGTTTCAACACTGCAGTGTTCGCCGTTTTGCTTACACAGCAGTGAGAAGAGGACAGAGCTGAAGGCCATtcttccagccctgctgctcagCACATCCATCCCTACCCAACAAGCTCAATCCCAAATTGCTCTCGCCCGGGCGCAACTGCAATCTCTCTCTCCCCCGTGCCGCGAGAGGCACGCCCGTCACCCCAGGAATGCACCTCGACCTGATCCATGCGTCTGCCTCCTGCTTCGCTCTGACAAACCCTTTCTCACACACAGCCCCACGGCACAAACCAATAAATTCAAAGCTGAGGAAGCGCTGAGACTGTTTGAGGGGCGGCAAGCCCAGAAACTCTCTGCAATGCTCTACACCAAAAGCAGTTTTCCCCTAGAAAAGCCACCCTGGAGCAGCGTAAGGGTTAAACTTCCTATGAAATCACAGCGCTGAATCCAGAGCACTTCACAAGCCTTCCAGCAACGCGACTGCCATGCACACGACGTCACAATTTACTGCATCTCCTTCCTAAATGGGGGAAAGGTTCTGAGCTGAGCTAAGCACCGCCTGAGGATCTCAAGCGGTGAAGGAGTTGCCTTTCTGGGGCTACCTCGAAGCAGAAGCCCCCTTTTTAAGGCAGGCCGGCCCACGTTTCTCAGCCTGCACCCTGGAAGGAGCTCCACTGGCCTCTTGCCCTAAATAAGGGCTGTGGGATTCGGTCCTGCCAGATGCTGCCATGCCACAGTGTTCATTTAGGGGGTGTGACAGAGCCACAGCTCAGAGTGGGCTTCAGCTCCTCCTCACTGGTGCTTCTGCCGGGGAGGGTGTGGGTGAGGGGGGTCTCCATTgcccccccagggcagagctcagTCACCTCCCCAAAACAAAGCCCCCCCGCCAAGTTCTGCAGGCCTTCTCCCCCAAGACAGAACAGATAGCACTTGCATAACAtaacccccagtgcccccaACCCACAGCTCCCCCTCTAATTCCCACAGCACCcctcaagataaagacagtgcCCAAACCACCCCCTAAGCTGCTAGCCCCCAAACTACAGACCCTCCCCCCTCCAAGCCACTGCCCACCAAGAGAGAGGAAGCCTTCCACCCTCCCCCCAACTCAGAGCCCTCCAGAACTCCCACAGCCCTTTGCCTGCAAGGGAGAGCAGACGACCCCCCAGAACCGCCTGTCCCTGCCCCTCCCCTCTAAAAAACTAGTAGAAGACCCCCAAGTCAAAGCCCCACGGGCTCCCAGCCCCCCACCACAGAGCAAGGGGAGCGCCAAGccagatcccccccccccaaagggcCAGAGCCCCCCTGACCGCAGCCTCACGAACGGAACCCcgatacacacacacacatcccctccccccccaacaGGAGCCCGCCTGGCCCGGCCAcccaggagaggaagggaacCCCCCGACCGGCGCCCCCCGTCCCCCAAGCCGAGGAGCGGCtcccccgggcccggccccgaCCTGCAGCCAGGAGGGCGCCGCCAcccgccgcctcccctcagcgCTTCCGGGTTGCCGCCGAAAAAAGCGACCATACGTCCCCTGCCTCGCTTTCAACAGCCAATCAGGAGCCGCCGCAACATCCAGGCACGCCGCAGTCACCGCCCACTTCCGCCCGGCCGAGCGGAGACTTCCTTTCCCTTAGCGGAAAGCCGGCGTCATGACGTCAGAGAACAGCCCTGAAGCTTAAAGGGGCAGCTCCCTTCCCGGCTGACAGAGCTCACTTCCCGCCCCGAAAACACCCGTTCTCACCCCAAAACGGCCCGGTGGAGAGGCCAGAGCCCACCGACCAACAACCCCCCGCTCGGGTGAGAGCCGACGCGCAGAGCCTGAAACAACTGCTCCCCAATGCGGCTGGAGCTTTGTGCACCGCCGCGATTTACTTTGgcaaaagcagatgaaaaggggaaaaaaaaaatcatctagtttcaGGCCAAATCTTATTTCTTGCTATGTGTTAAGAAAATCACGGAAAAGGCCTTTTCGTTGAAGGCTGGAGCAACGCTCCTGAGGACGTTTGTTTAGGACAATTCCAGCTCTGATTGGGTCCACGTTTATTCCGCACATCCCTGAGGAGCGGAGCTATGACTCCAGTATGACATAGCGCTACAAAAAATTTCTCTTGAGATTTGTAAAAAGTACCAAGAGATGGgggaagacaagaaaagaaaaaaattttttttttttttttaaaaagagctgtGTTAAGATTAAGAACACCTGCACGTGCAGTTCCCGACTGCTGGTGGAGGTTACAGCAAAGCTGCTTGTTCAAGCGATGAGAGACCCAATCTCGGAGCTCCTCCAGGGTGAAGACGGGCTTTCACTGCGTACAACGTTCCCTATGCCATCACAACAGGCTTCCTACGCCGGCGCCTGCGTTTCCTGGCCGCTTGCGTTTTCTCCTGAGGCAGGAAGATGTGGGAGCTCTGAGGGGGGAAACACAGTCCATTGCGCCGCTCGTTAGCGGGTAATGAAACCCGACAGTTCCTCGCCACCAAACTGCACGGCCGCCTTTGCTCCATCGCCTCGTGCTCCTGCACCAGCTCCTGGTGTTGTGCCTGCACCTTGGCGCCTCGCCTGCGGTTCTTCTTGGCACTGGAAGAAAATTCGGAAATCAGTACCAGGAGAAGCCACGGCCCCGTTCAGCCTCCCTGCGCGGAGCCCAGAAGGGCTGGCTGCGCATCCCCTCGGCCCCTCCGGTCCCTTTTGCTTCAGGCTGAATGACATGACACCCAGGAAGAACACCCAGCTCGCAGCTTATTTCCTACATACTGATTTTTTACAGTAAGGGaagtttttcagcagaaaaccaTATGTCCTTGAAGAGCAGGGCTGAACGAGCCACCACTCCGCCCAAAGTGGGCACTGGCTACCATGCGTCTGCCTCTGAGTGGTTTCAGAGCTGCCAGACGCCGTCGCCCACCTGGGACATGCGCCCCAGGTCAAGAGGAAGCTCTTGACCTGCATTTGCTGTTCCCCTGCCATCCCTGCTGAGACAGGAGCAGCCCAGAAACAGCGAGTTACCGCTTCACTCTCGGGGAAGAGCTGCCTCACCCAGCACCCGACTCAAAATCCTCCTCTCCCTGAAATCTCTTAGACAGCTTGAGAATGTTTCAGCCCCACCGGGAACTACCACCAATGCTGTCGGTTATGTTATTCCACATCTACAGGCACAAGCACGTTATTCAgaagagcagctttgctgctgtaGACACAAGGAACGCTTCAACGTTGATCCGCTGGCTCCAGACAAGCTTTAAGGAGgtttccccccccacaccgCGGAGCTGGGAAGGCAACGGGTGCTCTCTTGTGTGAGTTGCAGCTTGTAAACATCTAAATTTAAGTTTCTTGAAAATGTGAAAGCAGCTCCTTTTGTTCTATCCACTCAGCTGTATGGCACATAGAGAGGCAAGAAGCAAAAATGTACCTGGGCACTGCTAAGGTGGATTGGTTCGATGGATGAAGTTTGGCCATCTGCTTTTTAGTGTCTGGTGTAGCGCCGGCCTTTTCTTTGAAGGGGTCTGAGTCCAAATTCTTTAGTCCACAGTTCCTTAAAAAGAATTCTGTGTGTCTCAACTGCATCCACAAACCATTCACCAAGTGATCACAACAGCTCTTTTATACTTAAAAACCCCCGAAAAAGGGGAGGGCGACAGGCCTGTGGGGATTTTTAAACCCAGGTCTCCCAACtgccccccttcctcctcacccaCTGGCCCATTCTACCTCCCTTCCTAGGAGCTAGTCATGTTTAACAACTGTTGCTCAACAGCAGCTCTCCCTTGGCACGCGCACTCgcttacacacacaaaaagactTACTTTTTTACAGCTCTCTTGCGAAGATCTTTGATGTAGTTGGGTCTCTCAATAGGATGCCCTCGAGCTCTGTTGAACACTGGAGAGAGACGGGTCTGAGTTAGACCGACGCTCTGAACAATCTCATCTTTGGGGCTGCAGAGAACTTAAAAccttcagaagtattttaagcCCTTCAATCTATACTTCCACACTTGGGTCACATAGGGTGATTCTATGCAGCATCCCCCCAGGGTCAGTTAACTCTCATTAGCTCCACAGTTGGGCCATAAACTTAATTCCTTCTTTCAAATCACTTCACAGAACCCCCAacacctctcctcctccagctggcCCAAACCTTTTGACCATCTAAAACCACAAGCCCACGATAAACATTTCCCGTGCGAACAAGAAGAACATACGTACACTCTATTGCAGTATTTGGCTCCATGCCTTCAACGTCAATCAGGTACCTGAACAGATCAGCAAGAAAGCTCTAATTACACAATTAACTAGGGAAATGCTGACAGGTTAGCAATgattcaaaaagaaagaataactgAGAAGTTTCAAGAGTTTCTATTTACACGCCAGAAGAGAGTATCGGCATTTGGTCTGCTGAAATCGGGGATAAAACGTGCCCCCAACAACCACCTTCTCAAAGCCAAAAAGCTTTAAATCCTTGCAAGTCCGGGATTAGGCAGGTCACTTCACTCGTTTTACTGGTGCAACACTACTTCCTCCCAGAGTAACAAGAAGCTGGCAACGCCACCACTTAACTCAGTTTGACGAAGGACAACTCACCTACAAACCAGGTAGCCGGTTCTGTTTAAACCATGTGTGCAATGAACTCCAATGAGTTTATCTGTAATGCAAAATAATCAGGCTATATTTAAGTGCTCTTTCCTCAAAACCCAACCGGAACAAgcataaacaaacagaaatgacCACGCAACATCATCACCACATTTATGTCTAATTAGCACCAGTGATTCAGCTCGTTAAGTCACTGAATTCCCTGAGCTCATGCTCACTGCAGGGAAGACGTATTTAAAAGCCATCCCACACTTCCGAGCACTAACAGCTTGCTGCTTACACCGCCACCAAAAAGCGATCGGTATTTACATATGATTTTACAAACTCAATTACAACTTGACTCTGAGAGCCAGCATGAATTCCTTTACCATAACAAACCGATCTTATTGCCTCAACATTCACACACCAAGTGGTGGAAAAGAAATTCATGCCATTCATTAAAACATCACTGGATCACCCAAGTCTGCAGCACTCTTCCCACCAACAGCAACATAAGGGAACTCCACACCTACCATTGTCTTTGTTGTCTCTCAAAAACTTTTTTACAATGCATTTGAATTGAAAAATGGTGTCCTTGTTTGGTATTTCATGTCCCATTGTCAAGATCTTTGAGTAGCGGAGAGTGGCTGGGAGCTCCTACAAGAAAGTCAGTCAATAATTTCCAGAAAAAGCACAAGGATTCTTATCAATTAGGAACCACAGACCACAAGCCAGAAGATGCCAAGCTTTTCAACTAAGCCCAAAGAGTAACAACACAGTTTTGGGTAagaaaacttttgcttttctcccttgACATAATACCAATATTCCAgagcagcatttttatttctcgTGCCTTTGGTCTTCCCCCCGTTGGGGAAGATGAAGCATACGCAGAGCACACAACATCTTTCCAAGCAAGTACCCAGACATTTGATACCACAAGCCAAAGCTTTGTACTCAGGACACCCtataaaaaaaaacatatttaggGTATCCCAAAACCTGTGCTGCTTGGTACAAAAAG
It encodes:
- the DUSP11 gene encoding RNA/RNP complex-1-interacting phosphatase encodes the protein MVGRGASRVPERWTKYVPLGRRMPGTRFIAFKVPLKKSFDHNLHPEDRFSPRDLIKKIKEQKEELGLIIDLTYTTRYYGPEELPATLRYSKILTMGHEIPNKDTIFQFKCIVKKFLRDNKDNDKLIGVHCTHGLNRTGYLVCRYLIDVEGMEPNTAIELFNRARGHPIERPNYIKDLRKRAVKKNCGLKNLDSDPFKEKAGATPDTKKQMAKLHPSNQSTLAVPSAKKNRRRGAKVQAQHQELVQEHEAMEQRRPCSLVARNCRVSLPANERRNGLCFPPQSSHIFLPQEKTQAARKRRRRRRKPVVMA